Below is a window of Nocardioides sp. S-1144 DNA.
CCCGCCGGGCCGACTGGGACATCCCCTACACCGCCGTGACCCTCCTGTGCGGCACCGTCCCGGTGCTGTCGTTCTGGGCCGAGCACCGCGCCACGGCCCGCGTGCGCCGCGAGCACGGCGCCGACGCGCCCGCCACGACCTCCTAGCGCGGCGTGAGCACCGCGTTCGTGCTCGGCGGGGGCGGCGTCCTCGGTGCGGTCGAGGTCGGCATGGTCCAGGCGCTGCTCGAGCACGGGGTCGTGCCCGACCTGGTGCTGGGCACCAGCATCGGCGCGATGAACGGCGCCCTGGTCGCGCGCGAGCCCGAGCTCGCCGTCGTCGACCGGCTGCTCGACCTGTGGCGCTCCGCGGCGGCGTCCGGGCGCGACGTCCTGGGCGACACCGCGCTGCGCACGGTGCGCCGCGCGGTCACCAGCGGCACCCACCTCTACAGCGCCGAGCCGCTCGCCCGCCGGCTGGCCGACGAGCTCGGCGACGTCCGGTTCGAGGAGCTCCCGGTGCGCTTCCAGGTCTGCGCGGCCAGCATCGAGCGGGCCGCCGAGCACTGGTTCACCAGCGGGCCGGTCGTGCCCGCCGTGATCGCCAGCGCGGCCGTGCCGGGGCTGCTGCCGCCCGCGGAGGTCGACGGCGAGCACTACCTCGACGGCGGCATCGTGAACTCCGTGCCGCTGGGCCGCGCCGTCGCCCTGGGCGCCACCCGGGTCTTCGTGCTCCAGGTCGGCCGCTTCGACCGGCCGCTCGAGGCGCCACGCCGGCCGTGGGAGGTGGCCCGGGTCGCCTTCGAGATCGCCCGCCGGCACCGCTTCGTCCGCGAGCTCGCCGAGCTGCCCGACGGCGTCGCGTGCCACGTGCTGCCCGCGCGCGGCACGTCCGGCAAGGACGACACCCTGCGCGCCTCGCGCGACTTCGGCAGCGTCGAGCGACGCATCGAGCAGACCTACCAGGCGTGCTCGGCCTACCTCGACGAGCTCGACGGCGCCCCGTGAGGCACGGGTTCCGCCGCCTGGTGCTGGCCCCGGCGGTGGTCGTCCTGGCGGTCCTCACCTGGGTGACGCTGCCGGTGTGGCTCCTGGTCGCGGC
It encodes the following:
- a CDS encoding patatin-like phospholipase family protein produces the protein MSTAFVLGGGGVLGAVEVGMVQALLEHGVVPDLVLGTSIGAMNGALVAREPELAVVDRLLDLWRSAAASGRDVLGDTALRTVRRAVTSGTHLYSAEPLARRLADELGDVRFEELPVRFQVCAASIERAAEHWFTSGPVVPAVIASAAVPGLLPPAEVDGEHYLDGGIVNSVPLGRAVALGATRVFVLQVGRFDRPLEAPRRPWEVARVAFEIARRHRFVRELAELPDGVACHVLPARGTSGKDDTLRASRDFGSVERRIEQTYQACSAYLDELDGAP